One stretch of Juglans microcarpa x Juglans regia isolate MS1-56 chromosome 3D, Jm3101_v1.0, whole genome shotgun sequence DNA includes these proteins:
- the LOC121254925 gene encoding probable protein phosphatase 2C 76, producing the protein MQRLHRNVIVQAGNIGIFSKGRVQLGDIQRSLNAALGLRNFWNREFRKNSKMMVDTSAPEKGGPIVDVLPEKDEDGRFASGGWKSEDGKLSCGYSSFRGKRTTMEDFYDIKTSKIDEQTVYLFGIFDGHGGSRAAEYLKEHLFDNLMKHPQFIIDTKSAIRETYQQTDAEFLDSERDTYRDDGSTASTAVLVGNHLYVANVGDSRAVISKAGKAIPLSEDHKPNRSDERKRIESAGGVVMWAGTWRVGGVLAMSRAFGNRMLKQFVVAEPEIQDQEIDKEFELLVLASDGLWDVVPNDDAVSLARTEEDPEAAARKLTEAAFTRGSADNITCIVVKFLHDRADPSSPSMIRNFLLHGWIN; encoded by the exons ATGCAACGGTTGCATAGGAATGTGATTGTTCAAGCTGGGAATATAGGAATCTTCTCCAAAGGCAGAGTACAATTGGGTGATATTCAAAGGAGTTTGAATGCAGCCCTTGGCTTAAGGAATTTTTGGAATCGTGAGTTTAGAAAGAATTCGAAGATGATGGTTGATACAAGTGCTCCAGAAAAAGGGGGACCGATTGTTGATGTATTGCCAGAGAAGGACGAAGATGGAAGATTTGCTAGTGGAGGATGGAAAAG TGAAGATGGAAAACTGAGCTGCGGATATTCAAGTTTTAGAGGAAAGAGAACAACCATGGAGGATTTCTATGATATCAAGACATCGAAGATTGATGAGCAAACAGTCTATCTGTTTGGAATATTCGATG GTCATGGGGGTTCTCGTGCAGCTGAGTATTTAAAGGAGCATCTGTTTGACAATCTCATGAAGCATCCACAATTTATTATCGACACCAAATCAGCTATTC GTGAAACATATCAACAGACTGATGCTGAGTTTTTGGATTCGGAGAGAGATACTTACCGCGATGATGGTTCTACGGCATCGACAGCTGTGTTGGTTGGTAACCATCTATATGTTGCCAATGTTGGAGATTCAAGGGCTGTAATATCTAAGGCTGGTAAAG CAATTCCTCTCTCCGAAGACCACAAACCAAATAGAAGCGATGAGCGGAAAAGAATTGAAAGTGCTGGGGGCGTTGTAATGTGGGCCG GAACTTGGAGGGTGGGAGGCGTGTTAGCTATGTCTCGTGCTTTTGGAAACCGCATGTTGAAGCAGTTTGTTGTGGCGGAACCAGAGATTCAG GATCAAGAGATAGATAAAGAATTTGAATTGCTAGTGCTGGCAAGTGACGGACTATGGGATGTCGTACCCAATGAT GATGCTGTATCTCTTGCCCGAACTGAAGAAGATCCAGAGGCAGCAGCTCGGAAGTTAACAGAGGCTGCGTTTACCCGTGGCAGTGCAGACAATATTACGTGCATTGTGGTGAAATTTCTCCATGACAGAGCAGATCCGTCCAGCCCCAGCATGATTAGAAATTTTCTATTGCATGGGTGGATCAATTAA
- the LOC121255949 gene encoding LOW QUALITY PROTEIN: uncharacterized protein LOC121255949 (The sequence of the model RefSeq protein was modified relative to this genomic sequence to represent the inferred CDS: deleted 2 bases in 1 codon), which translates to MECNKDEAVRAKDIAERKFTERNYAGAKKFALKAQNLYPELEGLSQMLTTLDVYISAENKIGGEADWYGVLGVNPLADDETVKKQYRKLALTLHPDKNKCLGAEGAFKLVSEAWSLLSDKAKRLAYNQKRNLKGFQQKASAWSGGPSGPPRTNGFHNVTSNVASTARNTHCNIRVGPTSVPRPPHIKTDTFWTVCNRCKTHYEYLRIYLNHTLLCPNCHEAFMALEKPPPPNVFKSSSWTSRQTHQNSRHHATSSDAHNAARNCKTAQNLEPGDLGLNSFNNTNFHWNSFSRGADFSCTAASTSAAAQAATVVQQASERVKREREDARSADSKWERSHLYKGMGNSALTGEMPMKKRKLDDSYGGYVANQMTMGNVGPGMGGASESTKGYSGTEKIYSFAGTHNKPNSERELMFFETKNMLMDKARIELRKKLKEWSSLAETNNANKEKEKVKNRETKNQRSAVNDDTYDLHKEGESDVSGKRQQNKKSLSNYTDDDTDQDSVASLSINVPDSDFHNFDLDRTESSFVDNQVWAAYDDDDGMPRYYARVHKVISLKPFKMRISWLNSRSNNELGPLHWIGSGFSKTCGDFRVGRQETTETLNSFSHKVTWTKGARGVICIYPMKGEVWALYRNWSSDWNEHTSADVIHKYDMVEVLDDFNVEQGVSVIPLVKVSGFRTVFHKHMDPMEVRRIPKEEMFRFSHQVPNCLLTGQEADIAPKDCRELDPAATPLELLQVITESNEPALKNCVEEDVLQSIPKRNVKETVGNAQTSNQDDRVAAKDDTLTKDDER; encoded by the exons ATGGAGTGCAATAAAGATGAGGCTGTCAGGGCTAAAGACATTGCAGAGAGGAAGTTTACAGAGAGAAACTATGCTGGTGCAAAGAAATTTGCTCTAAAGGCTCAAAATTTGTATCCTGAGCTTGAAGGGCTCTCTCAAATGTTGACAACACTTGACGTTTATATCTCTGCAGAAAACAAAATAGGTGGGGAAGCAGATTGGTATGGTGTACTTGGCGTAAATCCATTGGCTGATGATGAGACCGTAAAGAAGCAATACAGGAAGCTAGCTCTCACTCTTCACCCTGATAAAAACAAGTGTTTAGGTGCAGAGGGAGCATTTAAGTTGGTTTCCGAGGCCTGGAGTTTGTTATCGGATAAGGCTAAGAGATTGGCTTATAACCAGAAGAGGAACTTAAAAGGATTTCAGCAGAAAGCTTCAGCCTGGAGTGGTGGTCCATCAGGGCCACCCAGAACAAATGGATTTCATAATGTTACTAGTAATGTTGCTTCAACTGCAAGGAATACCCATTGCAATATTCGGGTGGGTCCTACTTCAGTTCCTCGTCCTCCGCATATCAAAACTGACACTTTTTGGACTGTTTGTAATCGATGCAAGACACATTATGAGTACCTCAGGATTTATTTAAATCATACTCTGCTTTGCCCAAATTGTCATGAGGCCTTTATGGCTTTAGAGAAGCCTCCACCTCCAAATGTCTTTAAGTCATCCAGTTGGACTTCTCGCCAAACACATCAGAACTCAAGACATCATGCTACAAGCAGTGACGCACATAATGCTGCTAGGAATTGTAAAACTGCTCAAAATTTGGAACCCGGGGATCTG GGTCTGAATTCATTCAATAACACTAACTTTCACTGGAATTCTTTCTCAAGAGGGGCTGATTTTAGTTGCACTGCTGCATCAACTTCTGCTGCTGCTCAAGCTGCAACTGTGGTTCAACAGGCTAGTGAGAGAGTGAAGAGAGAACGTGAGGATGCACGGTCGGCTGACAGCAAATGGGAGAGGAGTCATCTATACAAGGGAATGGGTAATTCTGCCCTTACAGGAGAGATGCCAATGAAGAAGAGAAAGCTAGATGACAGTTATGGAGGCTATGTGGCAAATCAAATGACCATGGGAAATGTAGGACCTGGCATGGGAGGTGCATCTGAATCAACCAAGGGTTATTCTGGAACAGAAAAGATCTATAGTTTTGCTGGCACACATAATAAGCCTaacagtgagagagagttgatgttTTTTGAAACAAAGAACATGCTAATGGATAAGGCTCGGATTGAACTCCGCAAGAAACTTAAAGAATGGAGCTCATTAGCTGAAACAAATAATGCGaacaaagagaaggaaaaggtGAAAAACAGAGAGACCAAGAATCAACGGAGTGCGGTGAATGATGACACATATGACCTGCATAAGGAAGGTGAGTCAGATGTTAGTGGCAAAAGACAGCAAAACAAGAAGTCTCTGTCTAACTATACGGATGATGATACAGACCAAGATTCCGTTGCATCACTGTCAATCAATGTTCCAGATTCTGACTTTCACAATTTTGACCTGGACAGAACTGAAAGTTCCTTTGTGGATAACCAGGTCTGGGCTGCATATGACGACGATGATGGCATGCCTCGTTACTATGCTCGAGTTCACAAGGTGATCTCGTTGAAACCATTTAAGATGCGGATCAGTTGGCTTAACTCAAGGAGCAACAATGAATTGGGCCCACTACACTGGATAGGTTCCGGTTTTTCCAAAACTTGTGGGGATTTCAGGGTTGGCAGACAGGAAACTACCGAAACATTAAATTCTTTCTCTCACAAGGTTACATGGACAAAAGGAGCCCGTGGGGTCATTTGCATATATCCTATGAAAGGAGAAGTCTGGGCTCTTTATAGAAACTGGTCCTCGGATTGGAATGAGCATACATCTGCTGATGTCATACACAAATATGACATGGTGGAAGTGCTTGATGACTTTAACGTGGAACAAGGTGTGTCTGTTATTCCCCTTGTAAAAGTTTCTGGTTTCAGGACTGTGTTTCACAAGCACATGGACCCCATGGAGGTCAGAAGGATTCCCAAAGAAGAAATGTTTCGCTTCTCTCATCAGGTCCCTAATTGCTTACTGACAGGCCAAGAAGCTGATATCGCTCCAAAAGACTGCCGGGAGTTAGACCCAGCAGCTACCCCTTTGGAACTCCTTCAGGTTATAACGGAATCTAATGAGCCTGCATTGAAGAACTGTGTCGAGGAAGATGTGTTGCAGAGTATCCCAAAAAGAAATGTAAAGGAGACGGTGGGGAATGCTCAGACAAGTAACCAAGATGATAGAGTGGCAGCAAAGGATGACACGCTCACCAAAGATGATGAGAGATAG
- the LOC121254113 gene encoding probable trehalose-phosphate phosphatase 4: protein MMKLIAHARRSTQRVLMQQQHHQLDGRLIKNVRLVARRNKISLRSLGMGLQRSASYKQRVQPIQRTTKAENKGRDLSTNTRTPPFLSDPNTNDPVISFDSSYNSWVAEHPSALDSFDRMMKTAKGKRIVVFLDYDGTLSPIVDNPDRALMSDEMRAAVREVAKYFPTAIISGRSRDKVTEFVKLSNVYYAGSHGMDIMAPPRPVKSGAGNHQTTALHRKESTHEVLFQPAKKFLPAIQEIFTMLEEKTEKIQGVRIEDNSFCVSVHFRQVREEDYGILEEKVKSVVEKYPEFHLTEGKMVLEVRPSIEWNKGHALEYLLDTLGFSNSCDVLPLYIGDDRSDEDAFKVIRSRGQGYPIIVSSTPKDTNALYSLQDPSEVLSFLLRLARWKKASFSSRTLHEYGF, encoded by the exons ATGATGAAATTGATCGCAcatgcaagaagatcaacaCAAAGAGTACTCATGCAACAGCAGCACCATCAACTTGATGGCCGATTAATTAAGAACGTAAGACTGGTAGCTAGAAGGAACAAGATCAGCCTTAGATCACTG GGAATGGGACTCCAAAGATCAGCTTCCTACAAACAAAGGGTGCAACCTATTCAGAGAACAACGAAAGCCGAGAACAAAGGCCGTGATCTCTCCACAAACACGAGAACGCCGCCATTCCTGAGTGACCCTAACACAAATGATCCTGTAATATCTTTTGATTCAAGTTATAATTCTTGGGTG GCGGAGCACCCATCTGCATTAGACTCATTTGACAGAATGATGAAAACCGCAAAGGGGAAGAGGATTGTCGTGTTTTTAGATTACGACGGGACGCTCTCTCCTATTGTAGATAATCCCGACCGTGCCTTAATGTCTGATGag ATGCGCGCAGCAGTACGTGAAGttgcaaaatattttccaacagCAATAATTAGTGGTAGGAGCAGAGACAAG GTAACAGAATTTGTAAAGTTGAGTAATGTTTATTATGCTGGGAGCCATGGAATGGACATAATGGCCCCGCCAAGGCCAGTTAAGTCCGGTGCTGGCAATCACCAAACCACAGCCCTTCATAGAAAG GAGAGTACTCATGAAGTTCTTTTTCAACCTGCTAAGAAATTCTTACCTGCAATTCAAGAG ATATTCACAATGTTAGAAGAAAAGACAGAGAAAATACAAGGTGTCAGGATAGAGGATAATAGCTTCTGCGTCTCTGTACATTTTCGGCAGGTTCGAGAAGAg gATTATGGCATCTTGGAAGAGAAGGTCAAGTCTGTAGTTGAAAAATATCCAGAGTTTCACCTAACTGAAGGCAAAATG GTTTTGGAAGTAAGACCATCCATAGAATGGAACAAAGGCCATGCCCTGGAATACTTACTCGACACTTTAGGTTTTAGCAACTCCTGTGATGTCCTCCCTTTGTACATTGGGGACGATCGAAGTGATGAAGATGCTTttaag GTCATTCGAAGTAGAGGACAAGGGTATCCAATCATTGTGTCTTCAACTCCAAAGGATACGAATGCTTTATACTCTTTGCAAGACCCCTCGGAAGTACTATCATTCTTGTTAAGACTAGCAAGATGGAAGAAAGCATCTTTTTCGAGCAGAACACTTCATGAATATGGTTTTTAG